In Streptomyces sp. Li-HN-5-11, the sequence TCACCTCGGGCACGATGACGAACCGCATCGACCGGCTGGCGAAGAAGGGCCTGGTGGAGCGTCTGCCCGACCCCAGCGACCGGCGCGGTGTGCTGGTGCGTCTGACCGGCGAGGGACGGGACCGCGCGGACCAGGCCCTGGCGGGACTGCTGGACCAGGAGCGGGCGATCCTCGCGGAGCTGTCGCCGGCGCAGCGCACCGAACTGGCCGGCCTGCTACGCCAGTTGACCGCCCCGTTCGACAACATCCCCGGTTAGGTCGACGGGTCCGACCCCGGCCCGGCGGGCGAGCGCCACCGCGGCGAGGGTGGAGTGCACGCCCAGCTTGCCCAGGACGTTCTGCATGTGGGTGCGCACGGTGTGCGGGGAGAGGTACAGCCGTTCGGCGACGGCCTTCCGTCCCAGCCCGGCGACCATGCAGCGCAGCACCTCCTGCTCGCGCGGGGTCAGCGACTCCACCAGCCGCTCGCTCTCGGTGCGGTGCTTGCGGGCGGCGGTCAGCTCGCGCAGCACCCCGGTGAGCAGGGCCGGCGGCAGATGCGTCTCGTCGCGCAGC encodes:
- the tamR gene encoding MarR family transcriptional regulator TamR; protein product: MEDEVDRLVAAWRRERPDLDVEPLEVLSRVSRLARHLDRARRLAFSEHSLEPWEFDVLTALRRAGSPYQLSPGQLLTQTLVTSGTMTNRIDRLAKKGLVERLPDPSDRRGVLVRLTGEGRDRADQALAGLLDQERAILAELSPAQRTELAGLLRQLTAPFDNIPG